From one Ochrobactrum vermis genomic stretch:
- a CDS encoding glyoxalase: MQLDHVTLRTRNISATRDFFVKLFGMVPGERPAQIQRIPGCWLYSEGHPLVHIIGSFGNHLDCASEAIDHVGFRLSGYADFRSRLERLEIRYSTMDLADIHERRLFFRAPGGPLLEAVFAEPITAGEENTPPASSP, from the coding sequence ATGCAACTCGACCACGTGACCCTGCGTACCCGCAATATTTCCGCCACTCGCGACTTCTTCGTCAAGCTATTCGGAATGGTGCCGGGCGAGCGACCGGCTCAGATTCAGCGCATCCCCGGTTGCTGGCTGTACAGTGAAGGTCATCCGCTCGTTCATATTATTGGTTCGTTTGGCAACCATCTAGATTGCGCTTCAGAGGCGATAGATCACGTCGGGTTCCGATTGAGCGGTTATGCCGATTTCCGATCTAGGCTTGAGCGTCTCGAAATCCGTTACAGCACGATGGATCTGGCTGACATTCATGAGCGGCGACTGTTTTTTCGCGCGCCCGGTGGGCCATTGCTCGAGGCAGTCTTCGCCGAGCCCATAACTGCCGGTGAGGAGAATACGCCACCAGCATCATCCCCGTGA
- a CDS encoding formate/nitrite transporter family protein — MPEPKEAAQSAEVLKESLPSKAAAIHELIRREGEKEMNREAMALLWSAIAGGISMSTSMIARGILETYLPDGDLFFLLSSAGYTVGFIIVIIANQQLFTENTITPVLPFMTEPTISHFFKVIRLWSIVLLGNLIGGAIAGFVMVSMPIFSEEVTRTFIEMGKHLMDNTSNELFSKGIMSGWLIATLVWMLHSTKQGHIFLIFLITYLIAIGDLTHIVVGSIEVLFLLFIGEVSPFDSIFKFGLPTLFGNIIGGTFIFGLISHAQIRADE; from the coding sequence ATGCCTGAACCGAAAGAAGCCGCCCAATCAGCAGAGGTTCTAAAAGAAAGTCTCCCCTCAAAGGCAGCGGCTATTCATGAACTCATTCGTCGTGAAGGCGAAAAGGAAATGAATAGAGAGGCGATGGCGCTGCTCTGGTCGGCAATTGCTGGTGGAATATCGATGAGCACGTCGATGATCGCACGTGGCATCCTCGAGACCTACCTTCCTGACGGCGATTTGTTCTTTCTTCTCAGCTCAGCTGGCTACACCGTCGGCTTTATAATTGTGATAATTGCCAATCAGCAACTATTCACTGAAAACACGATCACCCCGGTTCTGCCCTTTATGACAGAGCCTACAATTTCTCACTTTTTCAAAGTGATACGCTTGTGGTCCATCGTACTTCTAGGAAACCTTATTGGTGGAGCGATCGCTGGCTTCGTTATGGTGTCGATGCCCATTTTTTCTGAAGAGGTAACTCGAACATTTATCGAGATGGGCAAACACCTTATGGACAATACAAGCAATGAGTTATTCAGCAAGGGCATCATGTCTGGATGGCTGATTGCGACGTTGGTTTGGATGCTTCACAGTACCAAACAAGGCCATATATTTCTGATATTCTTGATCACCTACCTCATCGCTATCGGTGACCTAACCCATATCGTTGTGGGATCGATTGAAGTCCTCTTTCTGCTTTTCATTGGCGAAGTTTCCCCGTTCGACAGCATTTTTAAATTCGGACTACCTACACTTTTCGGGAACATTATCGGCGGAACATTCATCTTCGGGCTGATCTCTCATGCCCAGATCCGGGCAGATGAATAG
- a CDS encoding SGNH/GDSL hydrolase family protein, with product MKTQSLQSILRQGVIALTLAGTIAISTASAAQPGDYWSPSWMAATQPMWDRNFVLPLGVPSHYNQQTIRQTARLSIGGSKLRVVISNEDGVAPLHIGAAHLARHDKGSAIVASTDRVVHFGGKQEVVVPAGGRLISDPVNLSLPSLTEVTVSLYLPKNTEPSGFHFDARDTAYVVNGDMTGAEDLPGTASQYSTRVFLSGLIVETEKAPTTVVALGDSLTDGNGSTPGSNNRWPDALADRLAERGIGVLNAGISGGRLLKDGMGRAGLVRAARDVFAQPGVKAVIVKFGTNDIGWPGGGFAPEEAMVSAEEIIQGYRELIEMAHANNVRIIGGTIAPNEGVAKGSLIEGHHSPEKETIRQAVNQWIRESDEFDDVVDFDAVLRDPANPARMKTELDSGDHLHPGDAGYKAMAAVIDIDALLGGSVKP from the coding sequence ATGAAAACGCAATCTCTTCAATCGATCTTGCGCCAAGGCGTCATCGCTTTGACCTTGGCTGGCACAATCGCGATTTCCACGGCATCTGCTGCACAACCGGGTGACTATTGGAGCCCCAGCTGGATGGCCGCAACCCAGCCGATGTGGGACAGAAATTTCGTCCTGCCACTTGGCGTTCCCTCTCATTATAATCAGCAAACAATACGCCAGACGGCGCGGCTGAGCATCGGCGGTAGCAAGCTGCGCGTGGTCATCAGCAATGAGGACGGTGTTGCTCCGCTGCATATCGGCGCTGCCCATCTGGCTCGTCATGACAAAGGCTCGGCCATCGTCGCTAGTACCGATCGCGTGGTGCACTTCGGCGGAAAACAGGAAGTCGTCGTTCCTGCTGGTGGGCGTTTGATCAGCGATCCGGTCAATCTGTCATTGCCGTCGCTCACTGAAGTTACGGTATCGCTATATCTTCCAAAAAACACCGAGCCTTCCGGATTCCACTTCGATGCGCGCGACACGGCATACGTCGTAAACGGTGATATGACAGGAGCCGAGGACCTGCCCGGTACCGCGTCCCAATACAGCACCCGTGTTTTTCTCAGTGGCCTGATCGTGGAAACAGAAAAGGCGCCGACCACTGTCGTAGCTCTTGGCGACTCGCTGACCGACGGCAACGGTTCTACTCCCGGTTCCAACAACCGCTGGCCGGATGCGTTGGCTGATCGACTGGCGGAACGTGGTATCGGTGTTCTAAACGCTGGCATTTCTGGTGGCCGACTGCTGAAAGACGGAATGGGACGTGCCGGTCTGGTACGGGCAGCCCGTGACGTTTTTGCGCAGCCCGGCGTGAAAGCAGTTATCGTAAAGTTTGGAACCAATGACATCGGCTGGCCAGGCGGTGGTTTTGCTCCCGAAGAGGCCATGGTCAGCGCCGAAGAAATCATTCAGGGCTATCGTGAACTGATAGAAATGGCGCACGCTAATAATGTGCGCATCATCGGCGGCACGATTGCCCCCAATGAAGGCGTAGCGAAAGGTTCGTTGATCGAAGGTCACCATTCGCCTGAAAAAGAAACGATCCGGCAAGCAGTGAACCAATGGATTCGCGAGAGCGATGAGTTTGACGATGTTGTCGATTTTGATGCTGTCCTGCGCGACCCAGCAAATCCCGCACGGATGAAGACTGAATTGGATTCTGGTGACCATCTTCATCCAGGCGATGCCGGATACAAGGCGATGGCAGCCGTGATCGACATTGATGCCCTGCTCGGCGGTTCCGTGAAACCATGA
- a CDS encoding transposase, whose product MCTKMTENDYELALEVFRTCLPAVGAKAKNDRLFLEALHYFTLHNISWRALPERFGNWNSVWKRFDRLGKAGVFEDYFSILAGLDESAHLIAMFDSTVIRAHVSAAGAKGGRKVKRSAGLVEGSEPKSI is encoded by the coding sequence ATGTGCACCAAGATGACAGAAAATGACTATGAACTGGCACTTGAGGTTTTTCGGACTTGTCTGCCAGCCGTTGGCGCGAAAGCTAAAAATGACCGCCTATTCCTTGAGGCGTTGCATTATTTCACCCTTCACAACATCTCATGGCGGGCTTTGCCTGAGCGGTTTGGTAACTGGAACAGCGTATGGAAGCGTTTTGACCGTTTAGGTAAAGCAGGTGTTTTCGAGGACTATTTTTCCATTTTGGCTGGGCTTGATGAAAGCGCTCATCTTATCGCTATGTTCGACAGCACCGTCATTCGCGCCCATGTATCTGCAGCAGGCGCTAAAGGGGGCAGGAAGGTCAAGCGCTCGGCCGGTCTCGTGGAGGGTTCGGAACCAAAATCCATCTGA
- the virB10 gene encoding type IV secretion system protein VirB10, translated as MAQEEETQIPGERAETANGRRIDNNPALKRGVIAFAVVTFVSFAIWSTSGRNNKDDRTQPERVVIRQTNAFEPAKEKAQPVAPVPLPKVVLPTPTIAPVTEVEDKLLDSARRAPVLAYSREKNKAPLHHAADDQAPSMESSFVPLGTNMMSQNQSNSDEQKFDSLLRPTRLEGSRAGTLGNRDFIVAMGTSIPCVLETALASDQPGFTSCVINRDVLSDNGRVVLMEKGTHVVGEYRGGLQRGQKRLFVLWNRAKTPKGIIVTLASPATDALGRAGVDGYVDTHWWERFGSALLLSIVSDATSYANSRLQDSGADAQNTMSAGQQAAAIAVEQSINIPPTLNKHQGAIVSIFVARDLDFSGVYRLRVTEPKNRIFDRAVLGDFNPDSKIVTK; from the coding sequence ATGGCACAAGAAGAAGAAACCCAGATCCCCGGTGAACGCGCCGAGACTGCCAACGGTCGACGCATAGATAATAATCCGGCCCTCAAACGGGGTGTAATTGCATTCGCCGTAGTGACGTTCGTCAGTTTTGCGATCTGGTCGACCTCGGGACGCAATAACAAGGATGACCGTACACAGCCTGAGCGCGTTGTCATTCGCCAGACTAACGCATTTGAGCCGGCAAAGGAGAAAGCCCAGCCAGTGGCCCCCGTTCCTTTGCCGAAGGTGGTGTTACCAACGCCCACAATTGCCCCTGTTACGGAAGTCGAAGACAAGTTGCTCGATTCCGCACGTCGCGCGCCCGTATTGGCCTACAGCCGCGAAAAGAATAAAGCACCGTTGCATCATGCCGCTGACGATCAGGCGCCATCAATGGAAAGCAGTTTCGTGCCGCTCGGCACCAACATGATGAGCCAGAACCAGTCGAATAGCGACGAACAGAAGTTCGATAGCCTATTGCGGCCGACACGCCTTGAAGGTTCACGCGCCGGCACGCTTGGAAATCGGGATTTCATAGTCGCGATGGGAACCTCCATCCCTTGCGTGCTTGAGACCGCGTTGGCGTCTGATCAACCGGGCTTCACGAGTTGCGTCATCAACCGCGATGTCCTCTCCGACAATGGTAGAGTGGTCCTTATGGAAAAGGGGACGCACGTCGTTGGCGAGTACCGTGGAGGACTTCAGCGCGGCCAAAAGCGATTGTTTGTCCTATGGAACAGGGCCAAGACCCCCAAAGGCATTATCGTTACGCTTGCATCTCCAGCGACGGATGCCCTAGGTCGTGCCGGCGTCGACGGCTATGTCGACACCCATTGGTGGGAACGGTTCGGAAGTGCGCTGCTTTTGTCTATCGTAAGCGATGCGACCAGCTATGCGAACAGCCGTCTGCAGGACAGTGGTGCTGATGCGCAAAATACCATGAGCGCCGGTCAGCAGGCGGCTGCGATCGCTGTCGAGCAATCGATTAACATTCCACCGACATTGAACAAACATCAAGGAGCAATTGTCTCAATCTTCGTGGCTCGTGATCTCGACTTTTCAGGGGTATACCGTCTTCGCGTTACCGAACCGAAGAATCGCATCTTCGACCGAGCCGTTTTGGGCGATTTCAACCCAGATTCAAAGATTGTAACGAAGTAG
- a CDS encoding IS5 family transposase, whose product MHLKTDRNGQPLGFELTGGEASDSKQFESLMDTGPQVRHRAIIADKGYDSDVNREIARKAAAIPVIPYRSNRRNIPKHFATALYRGRARIEQMMGKLKRFKRVALRCEKTARNFRSIVAIASAFILIKSVHTA is encoded by the coding sequence ATCCATCTGAAAACCGACCGAAATGGTCAGCCCCTTGGCTTTGAACTGACCGGAGGCGAAGCCTCCGATAGCAAACAGTTTGAAAGCCTCATGGACACGGGCCCTCAAGTCAGGCACCGCGCTATCATTGCCGACAAAGGCTATGATAGCGACGTTAATCGAGAGATTGCGCGAAAGGCTGCCGCTATCCCTGTGATCCCTTACAGATCAAACAGACGTAATATTCCGAAGCATTTTGCCACGGCGCTTTATCGAGGTCGCGCACGTATCGAACAAATGATGGGGAAGCTCAAACGGTTCAAACGTGTCGCATTACGCTGCGAGAAAACAGCAAGAAACTTCCGATCCATCGTCGCAATCGCTTCTGCTTTCATCTTAATCAAATCCGTCCACACGGCCTAG
- the virB11 gene encoding P-type DNA transfer ATPase VirB11: MTDGTDAAVVRELLSPVAIFLEDKSLYEVIINRPGQVLTEGPNGWQTHHAPELNFEKLMRLARAVATFSNQSIDEKHPILSATLPNDERIQIVIPPATTSGTVSITIRKPSFVDFALKDLEKNGFFSEARSTGAACSEQDIKLAELYHDGAYMLFLQQAVIARKNIVISGATGSAKTTLSKALIKHIPKNERVISIEDTPELVIPQPNHVRLFYSKGGQGISGAGPRELLESCLRMRPDRILLQELRDGTAFYYVRNVNSGHPGSITTVHAGSTRLAFEQLATLIKESEAGRALERTEVLSSLKIAIDIVVQCKRIDGSFRATEIYYRDGMSSYG, translated from the coding sequence ATGACTGACGGAACCGACGCGGCAGTCGTTCGCGAACTGTTGTCACCAGTTGCGATCTTCCTCGAAGATAAATCACTTTATGAAGTGATCATCAATAGGCCCGGGCAAGTGCTCACGGAAGGGCCTAATGGGTGGCAAACCCATCACGCGCCAGAGCTGAACTTCGAAAAACTGATGCGCCTTGCCCGGGCCGTTGCTACGTTTTCGAACCAGTCTATTGATGAAAAACACCCCATTCTTTCGGCTACACTTCCCAATGACGAACGAATTCAGATCGTCATACCGCCAGCAACAACGAGCGGTACGGTCAGTATTACGATCCGCAAGCCTTCGTTCGTGGATTTCGCGCTTAAGGACCTTGAGAAAAATGGGTTCTTTTCAGAAGCAAGAAGCACAGGGGCGGCGTGCTCTGAGCAAGACATTAAACTGGCAGAACTATATCACGACGGTGCCTACATGTTGTTTCTACAGCAAGCGGTCATTGCCCGTAAGAACATCGTAATTTCCGGTGCGACGGGTTCCGCCAAAACAACCCTGTCAAAGGCCCTGATAAAGCACATTCCCAAAAATGAACGGGTTATTTCGATCGAAGACACGCCGGAGCTGGTTATTCCTCAACCCAATCACGTCCGTTTGTTCTATTCAAAGGGCGGTCAGGGGATTTCAGGGGCGGGACCTCGTGAACTTCTTGAATCGTGCCTTCGTATGCGACCAGACCGTATCCTTCTCCAAGAACTTCGGGACGGGACGGCGTTTTATTATGTTCGAAACGTCAACTCCGGGCATCCCGGTTCGATAACCACCGTTCACGCAGGATCAACGCGGCTGGCATTCGAGCAACTCGCCACCCTGATAAAAGAATCTGAGGCGGGTCGCGCCCTTGAACGGACAGAAGTGCTTTCATCGCTAAAGATTGCTATTGATATCGTCGTACAATGTAAGCGGATCGACGGGTCTTTCAGGGCTACGGAGATTTACTATCGCGATGGGATGAGTAGCTATGGCTGA
- a CDS encoding IS3 family transposase (programmed frameshift): protein MTRRPRRNHSPAFKAKVALAAIRGEQTLVELSQQFDVHANQIKQWKDQLLEGATGVFGDEAKAEPTGPTVDVKTLHAKIGELTLENDFLGRSARQGGIAERKEMIDREHKLSVVRQAKLLGFSRGSVYYSPRPVSDGDLALMRRIDELHLEYPFAGSRMLQGLLRGEGLQTGRLHVATLMKKMGIEAIYRRPNTSKPAPGHKIYPYLLRKLAVTRPNQVWAMDLTYVPMARGFVYLCAVVDWFSRKVLSWRLSITMEAAFCIEAVEEALARYGRPDIFNTDQGSQFTSMDFTTVLKKAEIAISMDGKGAWRDNVFVERLWRSIKYEEVYLHAYKTVSEARAGIGRYLTFYNSRRPHSSLDRQTPDQAYFNALAPMMVAA, encoded by the exons ATGACGAGACGACCGCGCCGGAACCATAGCCCGGCTTTCAAGGCAAAAGTGGCGCTCGCCGCCATTCGAGGCGAGCAGACGCTGGTGGAACTGTCCCAACAGTTTGACGTGCACGCCAACCAGATCAAGCAATGGAAAGACCAGCTCCTTGAGGGGGCGACAGGCGTTTTCGGCGATGAAGCGAAGGCGGAACCGACGGGTCCAACCGTCGATGTCAAAACGCTGCACGCCAAGATCGGGGAGCTGACGCTGGAGAATGATTTTTTAG GCCGGAGCGCTCGGCAAGGCGGGATTGCTGAGCGGAAAGAAATGATCGACCGCGAGCACAAGCTGTCCGTCGTGCGTCAGGCGAAGCTTCTCGGCTTCAGCCGTGGCAGTGTCTATTATTCGCCGCGTCCGGTGTCTGACGGCGATCTGGCTCTGATGCGCCGGATCGACGAGTTGCATCTCGAATACCCGTTTGCCGGAAGCCGGATGTTGCAAGGGCTCTTGAGGGGAGAAGGGTTACAAACCGGTCGACTGCACGTCGCCACGCTGATGAAGAAGATGGGCATCGAGGCGATCTACCGTCGCCCGAACACGTCGAAACCGGCACCTGGGCACAAAATCTATCCCTACCTCCTGCGCAAGCTGGCGGTTACCAGACCCAATCAGGTTTGGGCGATGGACCTGACCTATGTTCCGATGGCTCGCGGATTTGTCTATCTCTGCGCCGTTGTGGACTGGTTCAGCCGGAAGGTTCTGTCGTGGCGACTGTCGATCACGATGGAGGCAGCCTTCTGCATCGAAGCAGTCGAGGAAGCGCTGGCCCGTTATGGCAGACCCGACATATTCAATACCGATCAGGGCTCGCAGTTCACCTCGATGGACTTCACGACGGTGCTGAAGAAGGCGGAAATCGCCATCTCGATGGATGGCAAGGGTGCGTGGCGGGACAACGTCTTCGTCGAGCGGCTCTGGCGTTCGATCAAATACGAGGAAGTCTACCTCCACGCCTATAAAACAGTGTCCGAGGCCCGCGCTGGCATCGGCCGCTATCTGACCTTTTACAATAGCCGACGCCCACATTCATCCCTTGACCGGCAGACACCGGATCAGGCCTACTTCAACGCGCTGGCACCAATGATGGTGGCGGCATAA
- a CDS encoding cold-shock protein, producing the protein MNTGTVKWFNATKGFGFIQPDNGSGDAFVHISAVERAGMHSLNEGQKLTYDLEQDRKSGKMTACNLQAA; encoded by the coding sequence ATGAACACCGGTACAGTTAAATGGTTTAACGCCACAAAAGGTTTTGGTTTTATTCAGCCTGACAATGGCAGTGGTGATGCGTTCGTTCATATCTCTGCGGTAGAACGCGCAGGCATGCACTCTCTAAATGAAGGCCAGAAGCTGACTTATGATCTGGAACAAGATCGCAAATCTGGCAAAATGACAGCATGTAATTTGCAGGCTGCCTGA
- a CDS encoding autotransporter outer membrane beta-barrel domain-containing protein has product MTDARQSQQRFDPDLGSFALWSSGFVNFGERDSGKLDLDYTLVGVSGGIDYRFSQQFVAGFGVGHGRDRTDIGGNGSESRANAYSATIYGSYKPIDNFFIDALVGGSILDFDSTRFITADGSLTDGKRDGSQFFVSLTAAYEFRQETWLVSPYGRLEASRSWLDSYSEDGDSIYRLTYGDQTVDTVTGVVGLRANYSIDYTWGV; this is encoded by the coding sequence CTGACGGACGCGCGACAGTCACAGCAGAGGTTCGACCCCGATCTCGGATCGTTCGCACTTTGGAGCAGCGGCTTCGTGAATTTTGGTGAGCGTGATAGCGGGAAGCTCGATCTGGACTATACGCTTGTTGGCGTAAGCGGGGGTATTGACTATCGTTTTTCGCAACAGTTCGTTGCCGGTTTTGGTGTTGGCCACGGGCGGGATCGGACAGATATTGGCGGCAACGGTTCAGAAAGCCGGGCCAATGCCTACAGCGCAACGATTTACGGCAGCTACAAGCCTATCGACAACTTTTTTATCGATGCGCTCGTGGGCGGCAGCATTCTGGATTTTGATTCAACCCGATTCATTACTGCCGACGGCAGTTTGACCGATGGAAAACGTGACGGCAGTCAGTTTTTTGTATCCTTGACGGCTGCATACGAATTTCGTCAGGAAACTTGGTTGGTTTCACCATACGGCCGGTTGGAAGCGTCGCGCTCCTGGCTTGATAGTTACTCCGAAGACGGTGATAGTATCTACCGGCTAACCTATGGCGATCAAACCGTCGACACCGTCACAGGTGTGGTTGGTTTGCGCGCGAACTATTCCATCGACTACACATGGGGCGTTTGA
- a CDS encoding GNAT family N-acetyltransferase — MELDLPDGINTIDQVLLCLVDSIDPERLVGYFWYRQSLETHMAFTMDFSIFPAYQGQGFGKQALIALEQELKRQGFQQMKLRVAPDNKRARHVYEATGFQVTGINMSKLLA, encoded by the coding sequence ATGGAACTGGATCTACCCGACGGCATCAATACGATCGATCAGGTCTTGTTATGTCTGGTCGATTCTATCGATCCCGAAAGGCTCGTTGGGTATTTCTGGTACAGGCAGAGCCTGGAAACCCACATGGCCTTCACCATGGATTTTTCCATTTTTCCTGCCTATCAGGGGCAAGGCTTCGGTAAGCAAGCCTTGATAGCTCTCGAACAGGAATTGAAACGTCAGGGGTTCCAACAGATGAAGCTCCGGGTAGCGCCCGATAACAAACGAGCCAGGCATGTTTATGAAGCCACGGGCTTCCAGGTGACAGGCATCAATATGAGCAAGCTGCTCGCTTGA
- a CDS encoding LysR family transcriptional regulator, translating into MVLNNLALFLRIVEKGGLAAAGREVGLSPATVTERLATLEAYYGATLLTRTTRAISLTEEGRLLVAGARRLLAEAEELESRIKLGTETISGPIRLSVAEDLGRTHIVPIVDAFLAEHPNVTVDLHLSDGYVDLVGQGFDFAIRHGVLVDSSLRSRSLGTNRRLVCASPAYLQENGTPLHPNDLTAHDCLIVRFGQDLYAEWPFRIGGEIRHVMVRGRRAANDGGLVRDWCVAGQGIALKSFLDVEMDLASGVLVEILKEFSPGNTDLRIVYPAGSVQPRRVRLLIDLIGDKLKRDR; encoded by the coding sequence ATGGTTCTGAACAATCTCGCACTCTTCCTGCGCATCGTGGAAAAAGGCGGTTTGGCTGCCGCTGGACGGGAGGTAGGGCTATCACCCGCTACCGTCACAGAGCGGTTGGCGACGCTCGAAGCCTATTATGGCGCAACCCTGCTTACCCGAACGACGCGCGCGATAAGCCTGACTGAAGAAGGCCGTTTGCTCGTTGCGGGTGCCAGGCGTCTGCTTGCTGAGGCCGAAGAACTGGAAAGTCGTATCAAGCTCGGTACCGAAACCATTTCTGGTCCAATCCGGTTAAGCGTTGCCGAGGACCTCGGGCGAACTCATATCGTGCCGATTGTCGATGCTTTCCTGGCAGAGCATCCGAACGTCACTGTCGATCTTCATTTGAGCGATGGTTATGTCGATCTAGTCGGCCAGGGGTTCGATTTTGCCATCCGCCACGGAGTTCTTGTCGATAGCTCACTTCGCAGCCGTTCTCTTGGCACCAACCGTCGGCTGGTCTGTGCCTCTCCGGCTTACCTTCAAGAAAACGGTACACCGCTGCATCCAAATGACCTCACCGCCCACGATTGTCTGATCGTCCGTTTTGGTCAGGATCTCTATGCAGAGTGGCCGTTTCGGATCGGCGGTGAAATCAGGCATGTCATGGTTCGCGGACGACGAGCAGCCAACGATGGGGGGCTTGTTCGCGACTGGTGCGTTGCCGGTCAAGGTATTGCGCTCAAGTCCTTTCTTGATGTGGAGATGGACCTTGCCTCAGGTGTCCTCGTAGAAATCCTGAAGGAGTTTTCGCCAGGTAATACCGATCTTCGGATTGTCTATCCGGCGGGGTCCGTCCAACCGCGTCGCGTCCGTCTTTTGATAGATCTAATTGGCGACAAGCTAAAACGAGACCGTTGA